In the genome of Desulfuromonas sp. DDH964, one region contains:
- a CDS encoding cytochrome c biogenesis CcdA family protein, translated as MLQQTADITYWIAFTAGILSFASPCVLPLIPSYLTYITGLSFKQLDEAHPGARVRLTVFLHTLCFVFGFSCIFILLGAIAGIASGQIQVLLREGLDWVAKIGGLLILLFGIHTTGLFPFRALLGDKRVHLHKRPAGYFGTFIIGIAFAAGWTPCIGPILASILMVAATSGQVGEGTILLTFYSMGLGLPFLLSGLLFHQFLGVFKRLRNHMRKIEIGTGIMLIAVGIMLMFGLLGPITMFFYRYIPVQG; from the coding sequence TTGTTACAGCAAACAGCCGACATTACTTACTGGATCGCCTTTACCGCCGGGATTCTCTCCTTCGCCTCGCCCTGCGTGTTGCCGCTGATCCCATCATACCTGACCTATATTACCGGTCTATCTTTCAAACAACTGGATGAGGCCCACCCCGGTGCCAGGGTGCGTTTGACGGTCTTCCTCCATACCCTCTGCTTTGTCTTCGGCTTTTCCTGTATTTTTATTCTGCTCGGCGCGATTGCCGGCATCGCTTCCGGCCAGATTCAGGTCCTCCTGCGCGAGGGATTGGACTGGGTGGCCAAGATCGGCGGCCTGTTGATTCTGCTGTTCGGCATTCACACCACCGGTCTGTTCCCCTTTCGCGCCCTGCTCGGCGATAAAAGGGTGCACCTGCATAAAAGACCGGCCGGTTATTTTGGCACCTTCATCATCGGAATTGCCTTTGCGGCCGGCTGGACCCCCTGCATCGGGCCGATTCTGGCCTCGATTCTAATGGTTGCGGCAACCTCCGGTCAGGTCGGCGAAGGTACCATTTTGTTGACCTTCTACTCCATGGGACTGGGGCTGCCCTTTTTGCTCTCGGGACTGCTCTTTCATCAATTTCTGGGTGTGTTCAAGCGGCTGCGCAACCACATGCGGAAGATTGAAATCGGCACCGGAATTATGTTGATCGCGGTTGGCATCATGCTCATGTTCGGCCTGCTGGGGCCGATCACCATGTTTTTCTACCGGTATATCCCGGTACAGGGATAG
- a CDS encoding DsbA family protein — protein MKYALVGITCIVLAIAFIAGSNYYKGQQVEKYGFMASQNADLFVRDHSPTLGSDDAKVYLVEFMDPACETCASFAPLIKKIMADNPGKIKLVLRYAPFHDGADNFVKILEAARMQGKYWETLEVMFKTQNVWASHHNYQPEKLWDVLPRAGVDIEQIKNDMHAPAIAKIIEQDMADVKTLNVQKTPGYFVNGKPLQTFGYKQLYQLIQSELDAKYPK, from the coding sequence ATGAAGTACGCACTTGTCGGAATTACATGCATAGTCCTCGCCATTGCCTTCATTGCCGGCAGCAACTACTACAAGGGCCAGCAGGTTGAAAAGTACGGTTTTATGGCATCACAAAACGCTGATCTTTTTGTCAGAGATCATTCGCCAACTCTTGGCAGTGACGATGCCAAAGTTTATCTGGTTGAGTTTATGGATCCGGCCTGTGAAACCTGCGCATCCTTTGCTCCCTTGATCAAAAAAATCATGGCTGACAATCCCGGCAAAATCAAACTCGTGCTGCGTTACGCTCCCTTCCATGATGGCGCTGACAATTTTGTCAAGATCCTGGAAGCCGCCAGAATGCAAGGGAAGTACTGGGAAACCCTGGAGGTTATGTTTAAAACCCAGAATGTCTGGGCCAGCCACCACAATTATCAGCCGGAAAAACTATGGGACGTTCTTCCCAGGGCAGGAGTCGATATCGAACAAATTAAAAATGATATGCATGCTCCTGCCATTGCAAAAATCATCGAACAGGACATGGCCGACGTTAAAACACTGAATGTACAAAAAACTCCAGGTTATTTTGTCAACGGCAAACCACTGCAGACCTTTGGCTACAAACAGTTGTATCAATTGATCCAATCAGAGCTGGACGCAAAATATCCAAAGTGA
- a CDS encoding heavy metal translocating P-type ATPase — protein MSRRIDYRIQGLDCSEEVAILRREVGGMPGIIDLEFDVVNARMTVEFEPDALSADAIVHAVGATGMKATPWELRRTRERGTFWQQHGRLVMTAASGAFLLIAFVTHGVIHGSLLDVVSGGHRDSHAFPPAVMLFYFLSAVCGAWYVLPRALQAARRLRPDMNFLMVTAVIGAFILGEWFEAATVAFLFALSLLLEQWSVERARNAIGALLDLAPATARYRCSEHDDIHEKPVEEVPLGAIVLVRPGERIALDGEVVSGRSSVNQAPITGESMPVAKEPGDQVYAGTINQDGTLEFRADRSADQTTLARIIHMVESAQTRRANSQQWVDRFSTRYTPVMLVLAVALALLSPPLAGLSWSEGVYRGLVLLVIACPCALVISTPVSIVSALTAAARHGVLIKGGLYLEAAGRLKVLALDKTGTLTTGQPEVQRLVTLNGHSESELLERAAALETGSEHPLARAILRKAREAGIEVEPAEQFTAFPGKGGEGSIGGRLFWVGSHRMLHEKGQETPEIHARAEELEDAGHTVVAIGNDSHVCGLISIADSLREDIPRIIAEIRDAGVARIVMLTGDNAGTARAIAAETGIEEYHCELLPEDKVEAIGRLVRENNTVAMVGDGINDAPAMAAATFGIAMGAMGTDAALETADMALMSDDLSKLPWLIRHSRRTLRNIQQNIGFALGLKAVFIVLTLFGMATLWMAIAADMGATLLVVFNSLRLLNDFGPGAVQS, from the coding sequence ATGTCGCGACGAATCGATTACAGAATCCAGGGGCTGGATTGCTCCGAAGAGGTCGCCATCCTGCGCCGCGAGGTCGGGGGAATGCCCGGGATCATCGATCTGGAATTCGACGTTGTCAATGCCCGGATGACGGTGGAGTTCGAACCCGACGCCCTTTCCGCCGACGCTATTGTCCATGCGGTCGGCGCCACCGGCATGAAGGCCACCCCGTGGGAGCTACGGCGGACACGGGAGAGGGGGACGTTCTGGCAGCAGCACGGAAGGCTGGTCATGACCGCCGCAAGCGGAGCCTTCCTGTTGATCGCCTTCGTCACCCACGGGGTCATACACGGCAGCCTGCTCGACGTTGTGTCCGGCGGCCATCGTGACAGTCATGCTTTTCCGCCCGCCGTCATGCTGTTCTACTTCCTCTCCGCCGTTTGCGGGGCATGGTACGTTCTTCCCCGGGCTCTGCAGGCTGCCCGCCGACTGCGGCCGGACATGAACTTCCTGATGGTGACGGCAGTGATCGGAGCCTTCATCCTCGGCGAGTGGTTTGAGGCGGCCACCGTCGCCTTCCTGTTTGCTCTCTCTTTGTTATTGGAGCAGTGGAGCGTCGAGCGGGCACGCAATGCCATCGGTGCCCTGCTCGATCTCGCCCCGGCCACGGCCCGCTACCGATGTTCGGAGCACGACGACATCCACGAAAAGCCTGTCGAGGAGGTCCCCCTTGGCGCGATCGTTCTGGTCCGCCCGGGTGAGCGGATTGCGCTGGATGGCGAAGTGGTCAGCGGCCGGTCCTCTGTGAACCAGGCGCCGATCACCGGCGAGTCGATGCCGGTCGCCAAAGAACCGGGCGACCAGGTCTACGCCGGCACCATCAATCAGGACGGGACCCTGGAGTTTCGCGCCGACCGCAGCGCCGACCAAACCACCCTGGCGCGCATCATTCACATGGTCGAAAGCGCCCAGACCCGACGGGCCAACAGTCAGCAGTGGGTGGATCGGTTCTCCACCCGGTACACACCGGTCATGCTGGTTCTCGCAGTAGCCCTTGCCTTGCTGTCGCCACCGCTGGCCGGATTGTCCTGGTCTGAGGGGGTTTATCGCGGCCTGGTGCTGCTGGTCATCGCCTGTCCCTGCGCGCTGGTGATCTCCACCCCGGTGAGCATCGTTTCGGCGCTGACCGCCGCCGCCCGCCACGGGGTGCTGATCAAGGGCGGGCTCTATCTGGAGGCAGCCGGGCGGCTTAAGGTCCTGGCTCTGGACAAGACCGGGACACTCACCACCGGCCAACCCGAAGTGCAGCGTCTGGTCACCCTGAATGGCCACAGCGAATCGGAACTGCTGGAGCGGGCTGCGGCGCTGGAAACCGGCAGCGAGCATCCGCTGGCCAGGGCGATTTTGCGCAAAGCGCGCGAAGCCGGCATCGAAGTTGAACCGGCGGAGCAGTTCACGGCGTTTCCCGGCAAAGGCGGCGAAGGGAGCATCGGGGGAAGGTTGTTCTGGGTCGGCAGTCACCGGATGCTGCACGAGAAAGGCCAGGAGACCCCGGAGATTCATGCCCGGGCGGAAGAACTGGAAGACGCCGGCCATACGGTCGTCGCGATCGGCAACGACAGCCATGTCTGCGGCTTGATCAGCATCGCCGACAGCCTGCGCGAAGATATCCCGCGCATCATCGCTGAAATCCGGGACGCGGGGGTCGCTCGGATCGTCATGCTGACCGGCGATAATGCCGGTACGGCCAGGGCGATTGCGGCCGAGACCGGGATCGAGGAATACCACTGCGAACTTCTGCCCGAAGACAAGGTCGAAGCGATCGGGCGGCTGGTGCGTGAAAACAATACCGTGGCCATGGTTGGCGACGGCATCAACGACGCCCCGGCCATGGCGGCGGCGACCTTCGGGATCGCCATGGGGGCCATGGGGACCGACGCAGCCCTGGAAACGGCCGACATGGCCCTGATGAGCGATGACCTGTCCAAGCTGCCCTGGCTGATCCGTCACTCCCGCCGGACATTACGCAACATCCAGCAGAACATCGGCTTCGCATTGGGGCTGAAAGCGGTGTTCATCGTCCTGACTCTGTTCGGAATGGCCACGCTCTGGATGGCCATTGCCGCCGACATGGGGGCGACGCTGCTGGTTGTGTTCAACAGCCTGCGACTGTTGAATGACTTTGGGCCAGGGGCTGTTCAGAGCTGA
- a CDS encoding GSU3473 family protein — MVIRIRYPDGRFDMVKATRLNTLIETEEIEGFKRASGWVVLGRDPVRGQGNDEFYHGTERRGTAATDVLSSSENFSKKLFPEAAGVL; from the coding sequence ATGGTGATTCGTATTCGGTACCCAGACGGCCGCTTCGACATGGTTAAAGCGACTCGGCTTAACACTTTGATTGAAACTGAAGAGATAGAAGGATTTAAGCGCGCAAGTGGCTGGGTTGTTCTCGGCAGAGACCCTGTTCGAGGACAAGGTAATGACGAATTTTATCACGGTACCGAAAGGCGAGGGACGGCAGCCACAGATGTGTTGAGCAGCAGTGAAAACTTCTCGAAAAAACTTTTTCCTGAGGCTGCGGGTGTGTTGTGA
- a CDS encoding arsenic resistance protein, protein MMTRENLEENQVWLYAGALATGAGFGLWQPVWSARLELLISPVLAIMLYGMFVQIPFLQLRQAFVNRRFAGALLTVNFVIVPALVWGLSQFLPEYPPLLLGVYLVLLTPCIDYVIVFTHLGQGNARLVLAATPMLLLIQMLLLPAYLWLFMGGQAARVMSAEPFLQAFLLLIALPLGLALASEIWTKRKKSGQAWLVATGWLPVPFMALTLILVVASQIDRIGEYLPIVGQAVPLYIAFMAIMPLLARWTAQVYRLDTKAGRALIFSSVTRNSLVVLPLALALPDAWVETPAVIVTQTLVELVGELVFIRLVPTVILSGTRRDDAPCR, encoded by the coding sequence ATGATGACAAGAGAAAATCTGGAAGAAAATCAAGTCTGGCTATATGCCGGGGCGCTGGCCACCGGGGCAGGGTTCGGCTTGTGGCAACCCGTCTGGAGCGCGCGTCTGGAACTGCTGATCTCGCCCGTGCTGGCCATCATGCTCTACGGAATGTTTGTGCAGATTCCTTTCCTCCAGCTGCGTCAGGCGTTTGTCAACCGGCGATTTGCCGGAGCCCTGCTGACCGTCAATTTTGTCATCGTGCCCGCTCTGGTCTGGGGATTGTCGCAATTTTTACCGGAATACCCTCCACTGTTACTGGGAGTGTATCTGGTGCTGCTCACTCCGTGCATCGACTACGTCATCGTTTTTACCCATCTCGGTCAGGGTAATGCGCGGCTTGTGCTTGCGGCTACCCCTATGCTGCTTTTGATTCAGATGCTCTTACTGCCTGCGTATCTGTGGTTATTTATGGGTGGACAGGCCGCACGGGTCATGAGCGCCGAACCATTCCTGCAGGCATTTCTCTTGCTCATCGCTTTGCCTCTGGGTCTGGCCCTGGCAAGCGAGATTTGGACCAAGCGCAAGAAAAGTGGTCAAGCCTGGCTTGTCGCGACCGGGTGGCTTCCGGTGCCATTTATGGCGCTTACCCTGATTCTCGTTGTGGCGTCCCAGATCGACAGAATCGGGGAATACCTGCCTATCGTTGGTCAGGCTGTACCGCTTTACATTGCCTTCATGGCCATTATGCCGCTCCTCGCACGCTGGACAGCGCAGGTCTATCGTCTGGATACCAAGGCCGGCAGGGCACTGATTTTTAGCTCGGTGACGCGCAATTCCTTGGTGGTGCTGCCGCTTGCCCTGGCCTTGCCGGATGCATGGGTGGAAACACCTGCCGTCATTGTAACCCAGACTCTTGTAGAGCTTGTCGGCGAGTTGGTTTTCATACGTTTGGTGCCCACGGTGATCTTGTCCGGGACCCGGCGTGATGACGCGCCTTGTCGTTAA
- a CDS encoding efflux RND transporter permease subunit, translating into MEKLIRFVLHSRLLMSVLGVLVLAAGWFSYKQLPVDAFPDVTPALVQVFTETEGLAPEEVEKYVTYPVETAMNGLPELKEIRSVSNFGLSVINVYFEDGTDVYFARQLVNERLQLAREEIPEGFGDPEMGPIATGLGQILFYVLEDETGKRTSEEMREIQDWLIKFNLQTVPGVTEVLSLGGEVKQFQVRVRPADLLRFDLAIGEIVEKVEANNGNVGAQFLVQNAEEYIVRSVGLAEKIDDLERIVLKVQDGTPVYLEQVADVVIGGEIRRGLATMNGAGEAVVGMVLKLIGTNTSTVITEVKAKLDEINQVLPEGVRVVPYYDQATLVGKCVKTVTDSLIFGVLLVAGVLLIFMGGLRASLVVALSIPFSIFFAFILMKVFGISANLMSLGGLAIAIGMMVDATIVMVENVDRMLREADPDDSRLAIVSRACAEVGRPIIFAIAIIIIVFLPLFTLQGVEGKTFKPLAYTVSLAMLGSLLYALLLAPVASHLLMRRPKSVAAGEGAKEAWIVRWLLLPYRPAVSLFVRHRSIAVGLAVAMLVAGLLIFPRLGSEFVPRLDEGDLLIRATMAPSISLEESKETMQRFEKRLMARFPEVTRVVTRVGRGEVGAHADPVNSAEAFVALKPQEEWTSAENPDELYAAISETFEGFPGAQFNVTQPIAAAVDELLTGTKAELAIKIFGPDMEVLKEKAAEIEAVIREIPGAADVQKDQVTGTPQLRIRIDRKAIARYGINVEDVQSVIRTAVGGETAGQIFEGIRRFDIFVRFAEEARADAEAIKHILIKAPGGAKVPLDQLAAIEEIVGPRQITRENNQRFITVQTNVRGRDIGSFVAEGQRTIEAKVQMPAGYLVNWGGQFELQQQANKRLALVVPVTLLVILLLLFMNFNSLKNTFLILLNIPLALVGGIVGLWLTGQNLSVPSSIGFIALFGIALENGMVLVTYLNQLLRDGVTMDEASVKGACLRLRPVLMTAITTALGLIPLLFSSGTGSEVQRPLATVVVGGLVTSTILTLLVIPALYKWFAVKVEREI; encoded by the coding sequence ATGGAAAAACTAATCCGTTTTGTTCTGCACAGCCGGCTGCTGATGAGCGTCCTCGGCGTGCTGGTACTGGCGGCCGGCTGGTTCAGCTATAAACAGCTGCCGGTCGATGCCTTTCCCGACGTCACCCCCGCCCTTGTTCAGGTTTTCACCGAAACCGAGGGCCTCGCTCCCGAGGAGGTGGAAAAGTACGTCACCTACCCGGTCGAGACCGCCATGAACGGTCTGCCCGAGCTCAAGGAGATTCGTTCGGTCTCCAATTTCGGCCTGTCGGTGATCAACGTCTACTTCGAGGACGGCACCGACGTCTACTTCGCCCGCCAGCTGGTGAACGAGCGGCTGCAGTTGGCCCGCGAGGAGATCCCCGAAGGCTTCGGCGACCCGGAAATGGGTCCGATCGCCACCGGCCTGGGGCAGATCCTCTTCTACGTCCTCGAGGATGAAACCGGAAAACGAACGTCCGAGGAAATGCGCGAGATTCAGGACTGGCTGATCAAATTCAACCTGCAGACCGTCCCCGGCGTGACCGAGGTCCTCTCCCTGGGCGGCGAGGTGAAGCAGTTCCAGGTGCGGGTGCGTCCCGCCGATCTGTTGCGTTTTGATCTCGCCATCGGCGAGATCGTCGAGAAGGTCGAAGCCAACAACGGCAACGTCGGCGCCCAGTTCCTGGTCCAGAACGCCGAGGAGTACATCGTGCGCTCAGTCGGCCTGGCCGAGAAGATCGACGACTTGGAGCGTATCGTGCTGAAGGTCCAGGACGGCACGCCGGTCTACCTCGAACAAGTGGCCGACGTGGTCATCGGCGGCGAGATCCGCCGCGGCCTGGCGACCATGAACGGGGCCGGCGAGGCGGTGGTCGGCATGGTCCTCAAGCTGATCGGCACCAACACCTCCACCGTCATCACCGAGGTCAAGGCCAAGTTGGACGAGATCAACCAGGTGCTCCCCGAAGGGGTCAGGGTCGTCCCCTACTACGACCAGGCGACCCTGGTCGGCAAATGCGTGAAGACGGTCACCGATTCACTGATTTTCGGCGTGCTGCTGGTCGCCGGCGTGCTGCTGATTTTCATGGGCGGCCTGCGCGCCAGCCTGGTGGTGGCCCTCTCCATCCCCTTCTCGATCTTCTTCGCCTTCATCCTGATGAAGGTCTTCGGCATCAGCGCCAACCTCATGTCGCTGGGGGGCCTCGCCATCGCCATCGGCATGATGGTCGATGCCACCATCGTCATGGTGGAAAACGTCGACCGCATGCTGCGTGAGGCCGACCCGGACGATTCCCGTCTGGCCATCGTCAGCCGCGCCTGCGCCGAGGTGGGTAGGCCGATCATCTTCGCCATCGCCATCATCATCATCGTTTTTTTGCCGCTGTTCACCCTGCAGGGAGTCGAAGGCAAGACCTTCAAACCGCTGGCCTACACGGTCTCGCTGGCCATGCTCGGTTCGCTCCTTTACGCCCTGCTGCTGGCCCCGGTCGCCTCGCATCTGCTGATGCGTCGGCCCAAATCGGTGGCTGCGGGCGAAGGCGCCAAGGAGGCCTGGATCGTGCGCTGGCTGCTGCTTCCTTATCGCCCGGCGGTCAGCCTGTTTGTGCGCCATCGTTCCATCGCGGTGGGCCTGGCCGTGGCGATGCTGGTTGCAGGACTGCTGATCTTCCCGCGACTCGGCTCGGAGTTCGTCCCCCGGCTCGACGAGGGGGATCTGCTGATCCGCGCCACCATGGCGCCATCGATCTCTCTCGAGGAGTCGAAGGAGACCATGCAGCGCTTCGAAAAGCGTCTCATGGCCCGCTTCCCCGAGGTGACCCGGGTCGTCACCCGCGTCGGGCGCGGTGAGGTCGGCGCCCACGCCGACCCGGTCAACAGCGCCGAAGCTTTTGTCGCCCTCAAGCCGCAGGAGGAGTGGACCAGCGCCGAAAACCCGGATGAGCTCTACGCCGCCATCAGCGAGACTTTCGAAGGCTTTCCCGGCGCCCAGTTCAACGTCACCCAGCCGATCGCCGCAGCGGTCGACGAGCTGCTCACCGGCACCAAGGCCGAGCTTGCCATCAAGATCTTCGGCCCCGACATGGAGGTGCTCAAGGAGAAGGCGGCCGAGATCGAAGCGGTGATCCGGGAGATTCCCGGCGCCGCCGACGTGCAGAAGGACCAGGTGACCGGCACACCGCAGCTGCGTATCCGCATCGACCGCAAGGCCATCGCCCGCTACGGCATCAATGTCGAGGATGTGCAGAGTGTCATCCGCACTGCCGTTGGCGGCGAGACCGCCGGCCAAATCTTCGAGGGGATCCGCCGCTTCGACATCTTCGTGCGTTTTGCCGAGGAGGCCCGCGCCGATGCCGAGGCCATCAAGCATATCCTCATCAAAGCGCCCGGCGGGGCCAAGGTCCCCCTCGACCAGCTCGCCGCCATCGAGGAGATCGTCGGCCCGCGCCAGATCACCCGAGAGAATAACCAGCGCTTCATCACAGTGCAGACCAACGTGCGCGGACGCGACATCGGCTCCTTTGTCGCCGAGGGGCAACGGACCATCGAGGCAAAGGTGCAGATGCCGGCCGGCTACCTGGTCAACTGGGGCGGGCAGTTCGAGCTGCAGCAGCAGGCCAACAAGCGCCTGGCCCTCGTGGTGCCGGTGACCCTGCTGGTCATCCTGCTGTTGTTGTTCATGAACTTCAACTCGCTCAAAAACACCTTCCTGATTCTGCTCAATATTCCGCTGGCGCTGGTCGGCGGCATCGTCGGCCTGTGGCTCACCGGTCAGAACCTCTCGGTCCCCTCCTCCATCGGTTTCATCGCCCTGTTCGGCATCGCCCTGGAGAACGGCATGGTACTGGTCACCTATCTCAATCAGCTGCTGCGGGACGGAGTAACGATGGATGAAGCATCGGTCAAAGGGGCCTGTCTGCGCCTGCGGCCGGTGCTGATGACCGCCATCACTACCGCCCTGGGGCTCATCCCGCTGCTCTTTTCCAGCGGTACGGGGAGCGAGGTGCAGCGGCCCCTGGCCACGGTGGTGGTCGGTGGTCTGGTGACCTCAACCATCCTGACATTGTTGGTTATTCCGGCGCTTTATAAATGGTTCGCCGTCAAGGTCGAAAGGGAGATTTAA
- a CDS encoding disulfide bond formation protein B, protein MAQPDKATNTNWTLLFLCWLLVSVSATISIFFSSVLEYEPCVLCWYQRIFLFPLIFIFAAGLFPAFDKSVIRYALPLTIAGGLIALYHTLLYAGIIPANIQPCSQGVSCTEKYIELFGFVSIPMMSFFAFSTLVTLLIILKRRTSK, encoded by the coding sequence ATGGCACAACCTGACAAAGCAACAAATACCAACTGGACGCTGCTGTTCCTCTGCTGGCTGCTGGTCAGCGTATCAGCCACGATCAGCATCTTTTTCAGTTCTGTTTTGGAATATGAACCCTGTGTCCTCTGCTGGTATCAGCGGATTTTCCTGTTCCCTTTAATTTTTATTTTTGCGGCGGGTCTTTTCCCAGCTTTTGACAAAAGTGTCATCAGATACGCCCTGCCGTTGACTATCGCGGGTGGCTTGATTGCCCTTTATCACACCCTGCTCTATGCCGGAATTATTCCCGCGAACATCCAGCCCTGCTCACAGGGAGTTTCCTGCACGGAAAAATATATTGAACTGTTCGGTTTCGTCTCGATCCCGATGATGTCATTTTTCGCATTTTCAACACTCGTAACCCTGTTAATCATTTTGAAGAGGAGAACGTCCAAATGA
- a CDS encoding P-II family nitrogen regulator has product MKEVKAYIKRHKLNEVILALRKVEGLTGVSILSMQGVGKGWHDRDADLDVFANRPPGVKLEICCRDDLVEAVVAAIERAAHTGLKGDGKIYVANLEKAVRISNGEQGEGAV; this is encoded by the coding sequence ATGAAGGAAGTCAAGGCATACATCAAACGACATAAACTGAACGAGGTTATACTTGCCCTGCGCAAAGTCGAAGGCTTGACGGGAGTAAGCATCCTCTCCATGCAGGGCGTTGGCAAGGGGTGGCATGATCGGGACGCTGACCTCGATGTCTTCGCCAACCGACCACCGGGGGTCAAGCTGGAGATCTGCTGCAGGGATGACCTGGTCGAGGCTGTGGTCGCCGCCATCGAACGGGCGGCCCACACCGGCCTCAAGGGGGACGGCAAGATCTACGTCGCGAACCTCGAAAAGGCCGTACGCATCAGTAACGGCGAGCAGGGCGAAGGGGCCGTCTGA
- a CDS encoding TlpA disulfide reductase family protein, whose protein sequence is MRYLISIVFLVFIGVGVYNYFNFPSTTTVVAGDPAPDFQLEDTNGNKVSLSALRGKVVLVNFWATWCPPCKEEMPSMSRLNKLMADENFVLLAINVEKDGRAVVSDFLKKNPHDFTILHDDRGTVQQQYGVYKFPESFIIRKDGIVDQKVIGVIDWSSPQTVAYFKNLTKG, encoded by the coding sequence ATGCGTTATTTGATCTCGATAGTATTCCTCGTGTTTATCGGCGTCGGTGTCTACAACTACTTCAACTTTCCCTCAACGACAACAGTCGTTGCAGGCGATCCGGCCCCGGACTTTCAGCTCGAAGACACCAACGGCAACAAGGTCTCCCTCTCCGCATTGCGCGGCAAAGTCGTCCTGGTGAATTTCTGGGCGACCTGGTGCCCGCCCTGCAAAGAAGAGATGCCTTCGATGTCGCGGCTGAACAAGCTGATGGCCGACGAAAATTTTGTCCTGCTGGCGATCAATGTGGAGAAGGACGGTCGCGCTGTGGTTTCTGATTTCCTCAAGAAAAATCCCCATGATTTTACCATCCTCCATGATGACCGGGGCACCGTGCAGCAACAATACGGCGTCTACAAATTCCCGGAATCTTTCATCATCCGTAAGGACGGCATTGTCGACCAGAAGGTCATCGGCGTCATCGACTGGTCTAGCCCGCAAACGGTCGCCTATTTCAAAAATTTGACCAAAGGATAG
- a CDS encoding helix-turn-helix transcriptional regulator encodes MNIFYKFSNSPETPHKIEIPFKIQIPKELTEEPITLGDHLRRRRIELGLYQKNVAVQIGVTTSTIWNWENNWSSITLSCMPKVIKFLGYNPIPCSEDLLERLAWYKQVNGLSLEQLGAEMDRDPEQLADWLTGRHNPCRRNRRTVELFLSGHAQEPGAVQR; translated from the coding sequence TTGAACATCTTTTACAAGTTTTCCAATTCACCTGAAACCCCGCACAAAATCGAAATTCCCTTTAAAATACAGATACCTAAGGAGCTTACCGAAGAACCGATCACCCTCGGTGATCACCTGCGCCGCCGCCGTATCGAGCTTGGCTTGTACCAAAAAAATGTCGCCGTTCAGATTGGAGTGACAACCTCCACCATCTGGAATTGGGAAAATAACTGGTCGTCGATCACATTGAGCTGCATGCCGAAAGTCATCAAGTTTCTCGGCTACAACCCGATCCCCTGCTCTGAAGACCTGTTGGAGAGACTGGCCTGGTACAAGCAGGTCAACGGGCTGTCTTTGGAACAGCTTGGAGCTGAAATGGACCGTGATCCCGAACAGCTGGCCGACTGGTTGACGGGAAGACATAATCCTTGTCGACGGAACAGGAGGACGGTTGAGCTATTTTTATCAGGTCACGCCCAAGAGCCTGGCGCGGTCCAGCGGTGA
- a CDS encoding ATP-binding protein, whose protein sequence is MNWKTCKRCSNPCKCGFLGDFSNLCPCTPHDIQRYRQRLSGPLLDRIDLQIEVPRVPHKDLADPVEGESSAIIRARVEKARTIQRERLASYGLHANAAMAARHIRKFCQLDEAGQKLLEMVVDKLGMSARSYSRILKVARTIADLAGEENIREPHLAEAIQYRGLDRELT, encoded by the coding sequence GTGAATTGGAAAACTTGTAAAAGATGTTCAAACCCCTGCAAGTGTGGATTCCTCGGTGATTTCAGTAACTTATGTCCTTGTACACCGCACGACATCCAACGTTATCGGCAACGCCTTTCCGGCCCACTGCTCGATAGAATTGATCTTCAGATTGAGGTCCCAAGGGTGCCACATAAGGATCTGGCCGATCCGGTCGAGGGAGAATCATCAGCCATCATCCGCGCCCGGGTAGAAAAGGCCCGCACGATCCAACGGGAGCGACTAGCCTCTTATGGTCTCCACGCCAACGCCGCCATGGCCGCCCGGCATATCCGCAAGTTCTGCCAGCTCGACGAAGCGGGGCAAAAACTGCTGGAGATGGTGGTTGATAAGCTTGGCATGTCGGCACGATCTTACAGCCGCATTCTCAAGGTGGCGCGGACGATTGCCGATCTGGCGGGGGAAGAAAATATCCGGGAACCGCATTTGGCCGAAGCAATTCAGTATCGGGGGTTGGATCGAGAATTAACTTGA